A DNA window from Mytilus edulis chromosome 14, xbMytEdul2.2, whole genome shotgun sequence contains the following coding sequences:
- the LOC139504182 gene encoding uncharacterized protein: MATSTLIICSLCQEDNETSTAVTWCAECEVFLCSECQKYHGRSKMSKNHQVMSIHDYQNLPESMLNIKNNCEDHDLKYELFCGFHDCACCTKCIKDKHDNCKGLVSLGEVVGNIKSSAFVSQVKTDLINLHENLKTIKLFFSENLSALEKQKLEAISRVHTMRQSINNHLDKLEESLLDDIRSEFTNLQETIGNIKSEIDSKTDKIEEKQKDFSKMVEFSTDLQTYFGLHEVEKVIKQEEQFINKLKSADKLREKKMKVDCFDLDSAVRCTKEFAKLSIYLSPENLQLQTKKESQLQSYFKNPVLSIVKPLIKQRFKIPKYPVHISGCQILPNSDIVFVDQEKNSFTIQQCWCICQRNNDFH, translated from the coding sequence ATGGCAACGTCCACATTAATCATCTGTAGCTTGTGTCAGGAAGACAACGAAACCAGTACAGCTGTCACGTGGTGCGCAGAGTGTGAGGTATTTCTATGTTCTGAATGTCAGAAATATCATGGCCGATCCAAGATGTCAAAAAATCACCAGGTCATGTCTATACACGACTACCAAAACTTACCTGAATCCATGCTGAATATTAAGAACAATTGTGAAGATCACGACTTGAAGTATGAGCTCTTTTGCGGTTTTCATGATTGTGCCTGTTGCACGAAGTGTATAAAAGACAAACATGACAACTGTAAAGGTCTTGTTTCGCTGGGTGAAGTTGTAGGGAATATAAAATCGTCTGCGTTTGTGTCCCAAGTCAAAACGGATCTTATCAATCTTCACGAAAATCTAAAgacaatcaaattatttttctcGGAAAACCTTAGTGCTCTGGAAAAGCAGAAATTAGAAGCGATAAGTCGAGTTCACACCATGCGTCAGTCAATTAATAACCACTTAGACAAACTTGAAGAAAGTTTGCTCGACGATATAAGGTCAGAATTCACAAATTTACAAGAGACAATTGGGAATATAAAGAGTGAAATTGATAGCAAAACTGATAAgattgaagaaaaacaaaaagatttttctaaaatGGTTGAATTTTCAACTGATCTTCAAACATATTTCGGTTTACATGAAGTAGAAAAAGTTATAAAGCAAGAAGAAcagtttataaataaattgaaatctgCAGACAAGCTTCGTGAGAAGAAAATGAAGGTCGACTGCTTTGATCTAGACTCAGCTGTAAGATGTACAAAAGAGTTTGCAAAATTGTCGATTTACTTATCACCTGAAAATTTGCAACTTCAAACAAAAAAGGAAAGTCAACTTCAGTCTTATTTTAAAAACCCGGTTCTTAGCATAGTCAAACCATTAATAAAGCAAAGATTCAAAATACCGAAATACCCAGTGCACATATCTGGGTGTCAGATATTACCAAACAGTGATATTGTGTTCGTAGACCAAGAAAAAAACTCTTTTACTATTCAACAATGCTGGTGTATTTGTCAAAGAAATAATGACTTTCATTAA